Within Sorangiineae bacterium MSr11367, the genomic segment GGCGCGCGCAGAGGACGTGGTCAAATGCGTCTTCGACACCATGACCGCTGCGCTCGGTCGCGGAGACGGAATCGAGATTCGCGGTTTCGGTAGCTTCAGTGTTCGAGCCTACAAAGCCTACGAGGGGAGGAATCCGCGCACGGGCGAAGCGGTCCCCGTCCCTGCAAAGCGGCTTCCATTCTTCAAGGTTGGCAAAGAGCTGAAGGAGCTGGTCAACAGCAGCCGGCACTTGCCCATCACGGGCGGATCCGATAGCGACGGGGACGACGATCTCGACGACGACTTGGACGACGAGGACGTCGATCGCGACGAAGATTGACCAACCCGAGGAACATGTCCTTCGCCCCCGTTGCCGAACAGATGGCCGTGCTCACGCGCGGCGTCGTTGACCTCCACGTCCCGAGCGAGCTCGAACAACGCCTCGAACGCTCCCGCGCCACCGGCACGCCGCTGCGGGTGAAGCTGGGGCTCGATCCCACGCGGCCCGATCTGCACGTCGGCCACGCGGTGGTGCTCTCGAAGATGCGTCAGTTCCAAGACCTCGGGCACCAGGTCATCCTGCTCATCGGCAGCTTCACCGCCATGGTGGGCGATCCCACCGGCCAGAACGATCAGCGCCCGCGTCTCACGCGCGAAGACGTGATGGCCTCCGCCAAGACGTACACCGATCAGGCCTTCAAGATCCTCGACCAGAAGACCGTGGAGCTGCGTTGGAACTCGGAGTGGCTCGACAAGCTTTCCGCCAACGACATGGTCGAGCTCATGGCCAAGATGACCGTCGCGCGCATGCTCGAGCGCAACGACTTCGGCCAACGCTTCTCCGAGGGCCGGCCCATCTTCCAGCACGAGTTCCTCTACCCGCTCCTTCAGGGCTACGACTCGGTCGCGTTGAAGTGCGACATCGAGCTCGGAGGCACCGACCAGCTTTTCAACCTGCTGGTGGGGCGCGACATCATGCCGCGCTACGGCCAAACGCCGCAGATGGTCCTCACCATGCCCATCTTGGAAGGCACCGATGCGCGCATGGAGAACGGGCGCGTGGTCGGCAAGAAGATGTCCAAGAGCCTGGGCAACTACATCGGCTTGGACGAGGATCCGCTCACCCAGTACCGCAAGGTGATGCAGATCGACGACGACGTCATCTTCCGCTACTTCGAACTGCTCTCCGCGCGTTCGAACGAAGACATCGCCGCCCTCAAAGAGACGCGCCGCACCGGCGAGCGTTCCCCGCAGGAGATCAAGGGCCTCTTCGGGCGCGAGCTCGTCACCCGCTTTCATAGCGCCGCCGCCGCCGAAGAGGCCGCGGCCGAGTTCCAGCGCATTTACTCGGGCGACGCGCTCCCGACGGACATCGCCGAGCAGACGGTGGCGACGGAAGACGGGACGCTCTGGATCGCCAAGGCGCTCTCCAGCACCGGGTTGGTCAAGTCGACCGGCGAGGGCAAGCGACTCGTCGAACAAGGCGGCGTCGAGGTCGATCAACAGCGCGTCACCGATGCGCAGCTGAAACTCGAGCGCGGCAAGCGCTACCTGCTACGCGTCGGCTCCAAGAATCGCCGGTTCGTCTACATCACGGTGGGATGACGCGGCGGCTCGTCGTTCTGGCGCTGGCGGTGGCGGCGATGGTCGGGTGCGGTGGCGCACCGGCCGCGCCCCCGACGCCGCCGCTACCGCCGCTTCATTTGCAGCCCACGTCGGATCTCGCGCCGGCCGCAGGGCTCTCGTGGCTCGTCGAAGTGCGCCCGCGCGAGTTGCTCGCCGATCCGCAGATGGCGGACGCGATGCGCGAGCTCTTTCCCGACGCGAAGTTCGAGACGTTCGCACGGAGACACGGCGGCATCGACGTGCGCAAGCTCGACGAGCTCACCGTTGCCGCGTACACCAACACGACGCTGTTCCTGGGGCACGGGGTGTTCGACCCCACCCGCGTCGAGGGAGCTTTCGCCGACCGCGCGCGGGTCGAAGGGCGCGGCATCGATCGCAAATCGTCCGACCCGCTCGGAACCATCGTGCGAACGTGGGGCGCGGTGAATGGCGAACGGCAGCAGCTCGCCATCTTTGGACACGAGGCCGTGGGGCTCGAGGTCGGGCGCTTCGGTCCTCTGCGGGCCGCCGAGTACTTCGCGCAGGAGCGGCTCAAGAAAGCGTCCCCCGCCCTGCGTGCCACGCCCCTCGATCGCGCCGCCGAGCTTCTTTCCGTGTCGTCGTCGGCCAAGCCGCCCTTCAGCGCCTTTGCGCCCGGCCCCTTCACCGGGCAGTACGAAGAGGCCCTCGGCGGCTTGTTTCGCGCGGCCACGGCGGCCGCGGTCTCCGTGCGCGTGGCGCCCGGAAGCCCCGACGGGGCACGGTTGGCGGTGCGCATCGCGCTTCTTGGCTCGTTCCAAGAGGACGGCCCCAAGGTCACGCAACGCTTCGCGGCGGCGATCCATGTTCTGTCCGAGAGCTCGCTCGGACGCCTCTGTGGATTGAACGCCCCCATCTCCGGCCCGACGGTGGGCGTGGTACCGGATGGACTCGTGGCGGAGATGACCATCTCCGCCAACACCCTCTTCCGAGGTCTCCGCGCGGCCACGGGTGCGAGCGTGGATGAGTTGATGCGCCACTGACACCAACCCGGAACGGCGGCGTAAGCCAAAGCCTGGGGTCAGAATCCGAAAACTTTGCGCGCCCACCATCCAGGGGGCTTGGTTGACGAGCACCCCCTTTCAATGGTAGGGGCACGCGACGATCAGGCGCGCAGCATCTCGTGGAATATCCCGCGTCGCCGCGCTGTTTGGCGTGAAATTCCAATGGCCCGACCTGCACCCGCACGAAACACTGCACGAGTTGCACGCACCACCACCGCCCGCTCCGGGGACGCCCCCGCCCGCGCCAAGCGCACCGCGAAAGCATCTGGCGACGCGGCCCCCGCTTCCAAGAACGTCCCGGTAGGTGGGGACTTGGGCACCCCGAAGGTAGCGTCCAAGGTGAAGGCTGCTGCCGCATCTCGCGCGGTTTCCGAGCCGGCGCAATCCGCGGCCCCCGTTGCCACGTCCGTTGCGGCCGACGAGACCACCCGACCGGCGCGCCCCGTCGTGCCGACACCGAGCACCCCGCCCGGCCCCTCGTCCACGCCGACCCCGTCGTCGCATCGGCCGAATTTTGGCCGACTTACATCGTCTCCTTTTGCGCGCCCCAGCGTCCAAGTGACCGACGGCACGCCGCTGAAGCAGCCGGAATTCAAGGTGGGCGACAAGTGCGTTCACCCCGCCCACGGTGTGGGTGAAGTAACCACCATCGAGGAGCGCGCCATCGGCGGAACGAACGGGATGTTCTACATCCTGAAGCTCCACAACGGGATGAAGGTCATGGTCCCGGTGGGTGCAGCGGCCCAGGTTGGTCTGCGCCCCATCATGAGCGACAAGGAAGCCGACGCCGTGCTCGACACGATGCGCGCCCGCGAGGTTGCCGTCGACCTGCACCCCTGGAGCCGCCGCTTCCGCGCCTACACCGAGATGATCAAGAGCGGTTCCGCTTACGAGATCGCCAAGGTTTTGCGCGACATGTACCGCCTCAAGTTCGACAAGGAGCTCAGCTTCGGCGAGCGCCGCCTGTTGGATCAAGCCAAAGGGCTGCTCATGAAAGAGCTCGCCTTCGCCAAGCAGGTTCCCGAAGCGAAAATGAGCGAAGAAGTCGCCAAGATGTTCACGGCGTGACCCGCGTAGGGTTAACGTCGAACGCGTGAAAATCTATACGAAAACGGGCGACGACGGCACAACCGGGCTCTTCGGCGGCGGCCGAGTCAGCAAAGCCAGCACCCGCGTGGAGGCCTACGGCACGGTGGACGAGTTGAACGCCACCGTGGGCCTTGCCCGTGCCCACGGCCTCGAGAAGGCCACCGACACCATTCTCGAACAGGTGCAGGTCGATCTTTTCTGCCTGGGTGCCGAATTGGCCTGTGTGCCCGGCAAAGAGGGCAAGCTATCGATGAAGCCCATCGATGGCGACGACAGCGAGCGTCTGGAAAAGGCCATCGACGCGTCGGAAGCGCTCTTGGCGCCGCTGATGAACTTCGTGCTCCCGGGCGGTAGCCTCCAAGCCGCGGCGCTTCACTTGGCGCGCACGGTATGCCGGCGCGCCGAACGCGCGGTGTTGGCCATTTCCGACCCGCCGGTACGCCACGAGCTGGTGGTTTATCTGAACCGGCTCAGCGACCTGCTGTTCAGCCTCGCCCGAGCAGAAAATCAGGCGAAAAATATTCCGGATATCCCGTGGACGCCCCGTCAGAAAGCCTGAAATCGGGCGCTCTACACTATTGACGTAGCAGTTTTCAAGCAGCCAGTTGCGCCGCCAGGAGCTTGCGCCCACGGTGCAGCCGGCTCATCACGGTGCCCAGGGGCAGGCCCAGTTCGACGGCTGCCTCGCGGTAGGAGCGCTCCTGCAAGTCGACGAGCACGATGACGGAACGGAAGCCGTCGGGGAGCGCGTCGAGTTTCTCTTTGGTCGAGAGCGTGAGCCGCACCTCGTGCTCCGGCGAACCATTGGCCGGCGGGATCGTCCACGCGCAGGGATCCGTCGAGAGGATGCGCAGCGCGTTGCGTTCGCGGCGCTGGCGGCGGTACCGCGTGATGAAGACGCTGAAGAGGATCTGAAAGACCCACGCGCGCAGGTTCGTGCCGGGCTCGTACTGGTCAGCGAAGCGCAAGGCGCGCTCGATGGTGTCTTGAACCATGTCGTCGGCCAATGCGGCGTTCGCGGCGAGGCGAAGCGCGCGCCCGCGAAGCTCGGGAACGAGGGTGACGAGCCCCGCGCGAAGCGAAGGAACATCCTGCGCCGCCAACACGGGGCGGGGAGGGCGGCGAATCGAGCGGTCGACTTGGTGCGAAGTAAGCGACATGTCGACACGTTCAGCAATGCCGATGCCGCCCCTCTTCTTCTGTATTTTCGACTAGTTACACGCGCCTACCTTCTCGGCGTGTGTCAAAGCGGACAACGCGTGTGGGCCCGTGAGCTCGGCTCAAAATAATTCACGCAGAACTGCAGGAACGCCGTCGGCGATCTGCGACGCAAGCAGGCCGCGGTCGGCGCCAGCTGCGGAGACCGCGCCGCCCTCGGCGTGGAGGAACGCGCCCGCGCAGGCAGCCTCGAACGGCTCGAGCACGCTGGTCAGGGCGCCAATGATGCCCGCGAGCACGTCGCCCGAGCCAGCCGTGGCCAACGCCGGGGTGCCGCGCACGTTGATGACCAGACGGCCGTCCGGCGCCGCGATGATGGAGTGCGCGCCCTTGAGAAGCACCACCGCGCCGGTGCGGCGGGCCGCCTCCGTGGCCGAGCCGAAGCGGTCCGCCTCGATTTTGTCGGAGGTGGTCTCCAGAAGCCGCGCCAGCTCGCCCGCGTGCGGCGTGAGGATGTGCGGCCCCGCCAGCGCAAACGACCCGGAGCGCGCGAGCAAGGTGATGGCATCCGCATCGAGCACCAAGGGCCCGCGCCACGCGGCAAGGACGTGCGCCAAGGCCGCGCGCGCGGCCTCGTCCAGGCCGAAGCCGGGGCCGATGACGACGGAGCGCTTCGAGCGCAATGCGGCATCGATGCTCGCCGCAACCGCATCTCGGTCAATCGACGCGGTCATCACCTCGAGGACGCGCGATTGCAGCGCGGCCACGGCCTCGGGCCACGTGACGATGGTCGCCGCCCCTGCCCCCGCGCGCAGTGCGCCGTGCGCAACCAGGAGCGCCGCCCCCAGTTTCCCATGGGAGCCCGCGAGCACGGCCACATGGCCGGCCGAGTACTTGTGCGCATCGGACGTGCGCGGTGCGAGCCATCGGGCGACGTCCGCGCGCTCGAGCAGC encodes:
- a CDS encoding cob(I)yrinic acid a,c-diamide adenosyltransferase, encoding MKIYTKTGDDGTTGLFGGGRVSKASTRVEAYGTVDELNATVGLARAHGLEKATDTILEQVQVDLFCLGAELACVPGKEGKLSMKPIDGDDSERLEKAIDASEALLAPLMNFVLPGGSLQAAALHLARTVCRRAERAVLAISDPPVRHELVVYLNRLSDLLFSLARAENQAKNIPDIPWTPRQKA
- a CDS encoding NAD(P)H-hydrate dehydratase, producing MIPVLSRAQMRAFDARAIDVAHVPSIVLMENAGRGAAERILALAGKRRVVIVCGAGNNGGDGFVVARHLLLRGGDPAVFMCGKPEKFTQDARINRDAWVGVGGTVDLLQKGPDLELLRIELEGAAVVVDALFGTGLDRAISGLAAEVIELLNSDTLGPVKRVALDIPSGLDCDTGVPLGPTFHADLTLTFAQPKLGLLTPRGVRHTGELEVIHIGVPSDVPDAVGHSAELLERADVARWLAPRTSDAHKYSAGHVAVLAGSHGKLGAALLVAHGALRAGAGAATIVTWPEAVAALQSRVLEVMTASIDRDAVAASIDAALRSKRSVVIGPGFGLDEAARAALAHVLAAWRGPLVLDADAITLLARSGSFALAGPHILTPHAGELARLLETTSDKIEADRFGSATEAARRTGAVVLLKGAHSIIAAPDGRLVINVRGTPALATAGSGDVLAGIIGALTSVLEPFEAACAGAFLHAEGGAVSAAGADRGLLASQIADGVPAVLRELF
- the tyrS gene encoding tyrosine--tRNA ligase is translated as MSFAPVAEQMAVLTRGVVDLHVPSELEQRLERSRATGTPLRVKLGLDPTRPDLHVGHAVVLSKMRQFQDLGHQVILLIGSFTAMVGDPTGQNDQRPRLTREDVMASAKTYTDQAFKILDQKTVELRWNSEWLDKLSANDMVELMAKMTVARMLERNDFGQRFSEGRPIFQHEFLYPLLQGYDSVALKCDIELGGTDQLFNLLVGRDIMPRYGQTPQMVLTMPILEGTDARMENGRVVGKKMSKSLGNYIGLDEDPLTQYRKVMQIDDDVIFRYFELLSARSNEDIAALKETRRTGERSPQEIKGLFGRELVTRFHSAAAAEEAAAEFQRIYSGDALPTDIAEQTVATEDGTLWIAKALSSTGLVKSTGEGKRLVEQGGVEVDQQRVTDAQLKLERGKRYLLRVGSKNRRFVYITVG
- a CDS encoding integration host factor subunit beta, giving the protein MATRSDLTKARAEDVVKCVFDTMTAALGRGDGIEIRGFGSFSVRAYKAYEGRNPRTGEAVPVPAKRLPFFKVGKELKELVNSSRHLPITGGSDSDGDDDLDDDLDDEDVDRDED
- a CDS encoding RNA polymerase sigma factor, yielding MSLTSHQVDRSIRRPPRPVLAAQDVPSLRAGLVTLVPELRGRALRLAANAALADDMVQDTIERALRFADQYEPGTNLRAWVFQILFSVFITRYRRQRRERNALRILSTDPCAWTIPPANGSPEHEVRLTLSTKEKLDALPDGFRSVIVLVDLQERSYREAAVELGLPLGTVMSRLHRGRKLLAAQLAA